The Cardinium endosymbiont cEper1 of Encarsia pergandiella nucleotide sequence AGTAGTATTACTAAAAATTTTAACCCTGTAGTAAATAATAATTTAGAAGCAGGACTAGGGTATATATTTTTTAATACTCTTTTTTTTGAGCTAAATGAGAAGATAAATAGACAAGGAAATAGTTTTAAAAAAGTTCAGTGGAAGAATAATAGGGAGAAAGAAACGGATAGTAATGTCGAGTATCTTGTATGTCCGAGACCTTGGAAGTATAGAGTGCAGAAAGTTAATAATATTGATTATAAAGTATTTTATTTACCATCTATACAAATGGGTGAGTATTACATGATGCAAGGTGTTCCTAATAGAAATTATAATATTATTGATAATGAAGGACATAGTAATCAAAGGGCTCCTTATGTGACATGTTTTATGCAAGATGGTACTCAAGAAGATCAGCTTCCTTATCCAGTACAAATTGATCACTTACTTAGAGACAATAAGTATTTGATAGAACTTCCTGATAGTTTACATTCAAGAAAGACAAGAGTATTAGATCCTTTTATTCCTTTTTCTGAAACGCAAACTAATAGGAAAGCGTTTTCTTCCAGCGATTTTTGGAGAGATAGGCCAGAGTGGGATAATGTAAAGAAGGAATTTAAAAAATTAAGGAGAATAAGAAATGAAGAGGAAAAAGAGAGGAAGAAGAGAAGTATTGAAGATAATATGCTGAAGAAATGTGACTGTGGAAATAATTTTGATGAGCCACGAGATGGTATAATTCAAGATCATGAACATGGTGATCGTAATGATTTTAGGACAAAATGGGAGGCTAAATTATTGCCTATCAATTTTAGCTAATTGCTGTAATTTTACAGTAAGTGATATAGGCAGATATTAGTTCATATTCCAGGTTGTCTTCTGAAATGTTCGGCTATATTTATATCTTTACAGATATTGTTAATTGAGATGTATTAAGTCCAAATAAAATTTATAATTTATAATTAAATAACTTTACACGTTTTTTTGAAAGTAAAATATGTATTTTTCTTCTTTAAATACGGTGATTTTTGAGTCTGTCTTTATAAGTGTGTAAATATTTTTAGGGTTTATATTTACCTAAATGATAACACTTAAAATAGATAAAAAAAAAGATATATGTAAAGACGGAATAATCAAGGCGATAGAAGTGCTTATAGACTCAGGTGTAGACCTATCGACTCTGTTTGATCAAGGCGGTTTACTGAAACAATTAATCAAACGTCTTGTAGAAAAAGCGTTAGAATCAGCAATGGATAGCCATTTAGGTTATACCAAATATAGTCGTAGTGATTCAGCAAATGCTCGTAATGGTTTATCTAGTAAGCAAGTTATAACTGATAATGGTGTTATATCGGTTGAAGTCCCCAGAGACAGATCATCNAGTTTTGAACCTGTTTTATTACCTAAACGTCAAACAAGAATCCCTGGTTTAGATGATAAGATTTTATCTTTATATGCTAAAGGGATGAGCCTATCAGATATTCAACTTCAAATACAAGAATTATATAGAGCAGAAGTTAGTGAAAGCTTGATCAGTAAGATCACAGATTCTATTATTGAAGATGTTAAGATATGGCAAAATCGTCCCTTAGAATCAGTTTATCCAATTGTTTTTTTTGATTGTTTTGTAGTTAAGGTTAGACAAGATAAACGCATCATGAATAAGTCAGTCTATGTTGCGTTAGGTATAGATCGATTAGGGATAAAAGATGTTTTAGGACTATGGATGAGTGAAAATGAAGGATCTAAGTTTTGGTTAGGTAATTTGACAGAGCTCAAAAATCGTGGTATGCAGGATATGCTGATTGCTTGTACAGATAATTTATCAGGTATGTCTGAGGCAATCGGTGCTGTATATCCTAAAACAGACCACCAACTCTGTATCGTTCACCAAATTAGGAATAGCTTCAAGTATGTATCCT carries:
- a CDS encoding IS256 family transposase; protein product: MDKKKDICKDGIIKAIEVLIDSGVDLSTLFDQGGLLKQLIKRLVEKALESAMDSHLGYTKYSRSDSANARNGLSSKQVITDNGVISVEVPRDRSSSFEPVLLPKRQTRIPGLDDKILSLYAKGMSLSDIQLQIQELYRAEVSESLISKITDSIIEDVKIWQNRPLESVYPIVFFDCFVVKVRQDKRIMNKSVYVALGIDRLGIKDVLGLWMSENEGSKFWLGNLTELKNRGMQDMLIACTDNLSGMSEAIGAVYPKTDHQLCIVHQIRNSFKYVSYKDRKALSADLKPIYTSVNEEKALMALETFANKWDKQYPQIAKAWYANWNNLMVFLQYPNAIRKVIYTTNIVESVNSQFRRVTKNKRVFPNDLAVFKTLYLTINYITRKWTMPMHNWSEAIAHFLIKFEHRI